One Nicotiana sylvestris chromosome 12, ASM39365v2, whole genome shotgun sequence genomic window carries:
- the LOC104233502 gene encoding NADH dehydrogenase [ubiquinone] flavoprotein 1, mitochondrial, protein MAPIKGLLSLQRTALVQRSSERWGLYGRLFNTQAASTASTPQPTPPPPPPEKTHFGGLKDEDRIFTNLYGLHDPYLKGAMKRGDWYRTKDLVLKGSDWIVNEMKKSGLRGRGGAGFPSGLKWSFMPKTTDGRPSYLVVNADESEPGTCKDREIMRHDPHKLLEGCLIAGVGMRARAAYIYIRGEYVNERKSLEKARKEAYEAGLLGKNACGTGYDFDVYIHFGAGAYICGEETALLESLEGKQGKPRLKPPFPANAGLYGCPTTVTNVETVAVSPTILRRGPEWFASFGRKNNAGTKLFCISGHVNKPCTVEEEMSIPLKELIERHCGGVRGGWDNLLAVIPGGSSVPLIPKNICEDVLMDFDALKAVQSGLGTAAVIVMDKSTDIVDAIARLSYFYKHESCGQCTPCREGTGWLWMIMERMKVGNAKLEEIDMLQEVTKQIEGHTICALGDAAAWPVQGLIRHFRPELERRIREHADRELQHAAAA, encoded by the exons ATG GCACCTATAAAGGGACTTCTTTCTCTGCAAAGGACTGCATTAGTACAGCGTTCTAGTGAAAGATGGGGTCTATATGGTAGGTTATTTAACACTCAGGCTGCATCAACTGCTAGCACCCCCCAACCTACTCCACCACCTCCACCTCCCGAGAAGACTCACTTTGGTGGCCTTAAAGATGAGGATCGTATTTTCACAAATCTCTACGGATTGCATGACCCTTACCTCAAAGGGGCCATGAAGAGAGGTGATTGGTACAGAACAAAAGACCTTGTCCTCAAGGGTTCTGACTGGATCGTGAATGAAATGAAGAAATCTGGTCTTCGAGGACGTGGTGGTGCTGGTTTTCCATCTGGTCTCAAATGGTCCTTCATGCCAAAGACAACGGATGGCCGTCCTTCATACCTTGTTGTCAATGCCGATGAAAGTGAACCCGGAACCTGTAAAGACAGGGAAATCATGCGGCACGACCCACACAAGTTGTTAGAAGGCTGTCTGATTGCTGGAGTGGGGATGAGGGCTAGAGCTGCTTATATTTATATCAGGGGAGAGTATGTGAACGAAAGGAAGAGCCTTGAGAAGGCTAGGAAAGAAGCCTATGAAGCTGGATTGTTGGGGAAAAATGCTTGTGGAACTGGTTATGATTTTGACGTATACATTCATTTTGGTGCCGGAGCCTATATTTGTGGGGAAGAGACGGCTCTTCTGGAGAGCCTTGAGGGGAAACAAGGCAAACCAAGACTGAAGCCTCCATTTCCAGCTAATGCAGGACTTTATGGTTGTCCAACAACTGTCACAAATGTTGAAACAGTTGCTGTTTCACCAACCATCTTAAGGCGTGGGCCAGAGTGGTTTGCTAGTTTTGGCCGGAAGAATAATGCTGGGACAAAGCTATTTTGCATCTCAGGCCATGTAAACAAGCCCTGCACAGTGGAAGAGGAAATGAGTATTCCATTGAAGGAGCTGATAGAGAGGCACTGTGGTGGTGTTCGTGGAGGATGGGACAATTTACTTGCTGTTATACCAGGAGGTTCATCTGTTCCATTGATTCCCAAGAACATATGTGAGGATGTACTAATGGATTTTGATGCACTCAAAGCTGTGCAGTCAGGGTTGGGGACTGCTGCTGTAATTGTCATGGACAAGTCAACTGATATTGTAGATGCAATTGCAAGGCTCTCGTACTTCTATAAGCACGAGAGCTGTGGTCAATGTACTCCATGTAGGGAAGGCACAGGGTGGCTTTGGATGATCATGGAAAGAATGAAGGTTGGCAATGCAAAATTAGAAGAGATTGACATGCTCCAAGAGGTGACAAAGCAGATTGAAGGGCATACCATTTGTGCATTGGGTGATGCTGCTGCTTGGCCAGTGCAGGGTCTCATTAGGCACTTTAGACCAGAGCTAGAAAGGAGGATCAGGGAGCACGCAGACAGGGAGCTACAGCATGCTGCTGCTGCTTGA